One Natrinema longum genomic window carries:
- a CDS encoding TrkH family potassium uptake protein: MRHRIRVDVRSSCSLVGTVLKYLSLTLLVPTVVALSYRECPLPFLVALTVAVAVGTGLERLEPEPTLEHREAFLMVALTWLVVPLVGTIPYLVAGTGTIAHPVNAFFESMSGFTTTGATVMGEISVETHSRSIMLWRQLTQWLGGMGILVLMVAILSELSVGGTQLIREEAPGIQVEKLTPRIRQTARALWLIYAVFTLAAVVVYYGLNIVGMAPKMTFYNAVAHALTTLPTGGFSPEGRSVEAFEPIVQWAVMPFMVIAGTNFALYWYAWRGKPERLIGNAEYRSYVLSMGVVGGLLSLLLFLGVGLATVPEHVATIPGSLERSLRHGLFQTLAIVTTTGYASMDFNTWSESTQVILLFAMFLGGSAGSAAGSIKIIRWYIVGKSIRRELFTTIHPQAVRPVRMGGVGDVIDEEAIHSIFVFIVLFLALFVVSTVLLFLDAYRTPGLSLSALEAISATIATLGNVGPGVGVVGPMNSYEPFSSAAKLYMIFLMWIGRLEILSVLVILTPAYWRS; the protein is encoded by the coding sequence ATGAGACACAGGATTCGCGTCGACGTCCGGTCCAGTTGTAGCCTCGTCGGAACCGTACTGAAGTACCTCTCGTTGACGCTGCTCGTTCCGACCGTCGTCGCGCTGTCCTACCGGGAGTGCCCGCTGCCGTTCCTCGTCGCCCTCACCGTCGCCGTCGCCGTCGGCACGGGACTCGAGCGTCTCGAGCCAGAGCCCACCCTCGAGCACCGCGAGGCGTTCCTCATGGTAGCGCTGACGTGGCTCGTGGTTCCCCTCGTCGGAACGATTCCGTACCTCGTCGCGGGGACGGGAACGATCGCCCATCCCGTCAACGCCTTCTTCGAGAGCATGAGCGGGTTCACGACGACCGGTGCGACGGTCATGGGCGAGATTTCCGTCGAGACACACTCGCGGTCGATCATGCTGTGGCGACAGCTCACGCAGTGGCTCGGCGGGATGGGCATTCTCGTGCTCATGGTCGCGATCCTCTCGGAGCTCTCCGTCGGTGGGACACAGCTCATCCGCGAGGAAGCGCCGGGCATCCAGGTCGAGAAACTGACGCCACGGATCCGGCAGACCGCGCGGGCGCTGTGGCTGATTTACGCCGTGTTCACGCTCGCCGCCGTGGTCGTCTACTACGGGCTCAATATCGTCGGGATGGCTCCGAAAATGACGTTCTACAACGCCGTCGCCCACGCGCTCACGACGCTCCCGACAGGCGGGTTCTCGCCGGAGGGGCGCAGCGTCGAGGCCTTCGAACCGATCGTCCAGTGGGCAGTCATGCCCTTCATGGTCATCGCCGGAACGAACTTCGCGCTCTACTGGTACGCCTGGCGTGGCAAGCCCGAACGCCTGATCGGCAACGCCGAATACCGGTCGTACGTCCTGTCGATGGGCGTCGTCGGCGGGCTCCTCTCTCTGCTGTTGTTCCTCGGGGTCGGCCTCGCAACGGTTCCCGAACACGTCGCCACGATTCCGGGCAGTCTCGAGCGCTCGCTGCGCCACGGGCTCTTTCAGACGCTCGCGATCGTAACGACGACCGGCTACGCCAGCATGGACTTCAACACGTGGAGCGAATCGACGCAAGTCATCCTCCTGTTCGCGATGTTTCTGGGGGGGTCGGCCGGCTCCGCTGCCGGTTCGATCAAGATCATCCGCTGGTACATCGTCGGCAAATCGATTCGGCGCGAACTCTTCACGACGATCCACCCACAGGCCGTCCGTCCGGTTCGGATGGGCGGGGTCGGCGATGTCATCGACGAGGAGGCGATCCACAGCATCTTCGTCTTCATCGTGCTCTTTCTGGCCCTGTTCGTGGTCTCGACCGTCCTGTTGTTCCTCGACGCCTACCGAACCCCCGGCCTCTCGCTATCGGCGCTCGAGGCGATCAGCGCCACGATCGCGACGCTCGGGAACGTCGGCCCGGGCGTCGGCGTCGTCGGCCCGATGAACAGCTACGAGCCCTTCTCCAGCGCCGCAAAGCTGTATATGATCTTCCTCATGTGGATCGGCCGGCTGGAGATCCTCTCCGTGCTGGTCATTCTGACGCCCGCATACTGGCGGTCGTAG
- a CDS encoding FAD-binding oxidoreductase produces the protein MTPDCSFLEDLDLADEQLSFADGRRESHAADWGTEHNDGDGVVPDAVVWPESTDDVSAVLAAAQDRGVPVTPYAAGTGLEGNAVPAHGGISLDLTRMDDVVDYRPEDFQIDVGPGIIGSDVDEYVASDGLFFPPLPSSGDISTIGGMIATDASGMQTVRYGEIADWVLGLEAVLADGTVIETGSRAIKTSSGYNLTDLLVGSEGTLAVVTEATLELAGRPEQIRGGRAIFETLDDAAEAVFDAVRTDVGVAKIELVDGLSARMANEYLGSELPDAPMVFLEFHANHGVDEEIELCRTIFENHDVVRFEMSDDDGEMDDLWQARRELAYAVASYDPDLEPLHPGDVTVPISSYPETVHETKRLADEYDLLVPCFGHAGDGNLHYSVLVDPDDPEQVERGEDLYRTLVDLAIDMGGTATGEHGIGQGKQAYLEPEHGAGAVEAMRTIKRALDPSDTLNPGKIFPETADGERIRDPEQ, from the coding sequence ATGACACCTGATTGTTCGTTCCTCGAGGACCTCGACCTCGCGGACGAGCAGCTATCGTTCGCGGACGGGCGACGGGAATCACACGCGGCCGACTGGGGGACGGAACACAACGACGGCGACGGCGTCGTTCCGGACGCCGTCGTCTGGCCCGAGAGTACGGACGACGTCTCGGCAGTGCTCGCTGCTGCACAGGATCGCGGTGTCCCGGTAACCCCGTACGCTGCGGGGACCGGACTCGAGGGCAACGCCGTCCCCGCCCACGGGGGGATCAGTCTCGATCTCACGCGCATGGACGACGTCGTCGATTACCGGCCCGAGGACTTCCAGATCGACGTCGGCCCGGGGATCATCGGCTCCGACGTCGACGAGTACGTCGCCAGCGATGGGCTGTTCTTTCCGCCGCTGCCCTCTTCGGGCGACATCTCGACGATCGGCGGGATGATCGCGACCGACGCCAGCGGGATGCAGACCGTCCGGTACGGCGAGATCGCCGACTGGGTGCTCGGACTCGAGGCAGTGTTGGCCGACGGGACCGTCATCGAGACGGGATCGCGGGCGATCAAGACCTCGAGTGGCTACAACCTGACCGATCTGCTCGTCGGCAGCGAGGGGACGCTGGCGGTCGTCACCGAGGCGACGCTGGAACTCGCCGGCCGGCCCGAACAGATCCGCGGCGGGCGAGCCATCTTCGAAACGCTCGACGACGCCGCCGAAGCGGTCTTCGACGCGGTCCGGACCGACGTCGGCGTCGCCAAAATCGAACTCGTCGACGGACTGAGCGCGAGGATGGCCAACGAGTATCTCGGGAGCGAACTCCCCGACGCGCCGATGGTCTTCCTCGAGTTCCACGCCAACCACGGGGTCGACGAGGAGATCGAGCTCTGCCGAACGATCTTCGAGAATCACGACGTCGTCCGCTTCGAGATGAGCGACGACGACGGCGAGATGGACGACCTCTGGCAGGCCCGTCGTGAACTCGCCTACGCCGTCGCGAGCTACGATCCCGACCTCGAGCCGCTCCATCCCGGCGACGTAACGGTCCCGATCAGTTCCTACCCCGAAACCGTCCACGAGACGAAGCGGCTCGCCGACGAGTACGACCTCCTCGTGCCGTGCTTTGGCCACGCGGGCGACGGCAACCTCCACTACAGCGTCCTCGTCGACCCCGACGATCCCGAGCAGGTCGAGCGCGGTGAGGATCTGTATCGGACCCTCGTCGACCTCGCGATCGATATGGGCGGGACCGCGACGGGGGAACACGGCATCGGACAGGGCAAACAGGCCTACCTCGAGCCGGAGCACGGTGCCGGCGCGGTCGAGGCCATGCGGACGATCAAGCGAGCGCTCGATCCGTCCGACACGCTCAATCCGGGGAAGATCTTCCCCGAGACGGCCGACGGCGAACGGATCCGCGACCCCGAGCAATAG